The following proteins are co-located in the Gloeocapsa sp. PCC 7428 genome:
- a CDS encoding MotA/TolQ/ExbB proton channel family protein codes for MGISNLFAAGGIVMWPLLAFSIIAIALIIERIAFWARINRRQGRVVRDVLNLYRKDNVVGAIDKLKQNADLPMARIFLAALELEQPNPEEFRLALESEAQAEIPQLKRFNTIFDTIISLSPLLGLLGTVLGLINSFASLNLGDLGGTQTAGVTSGISEALVSTAAGLVVAIFTLFFANTFRGLYQRQAALIQEYGGQMELLYRRRYEQQERTYAPTR; via the coding sequence ATGGGAATAAGTAATCTATTTGCGGCAGGCGGCATTGTGATGTGGCCGCTGCTGGCGTTTTCTATCATAGCGATCGCGCTAATTATCGAGCGGATTGCATTTTGGGCAAGAATAAATCGCCGTCAAGGTCGAGTGGTGCGAGATGTATTGAATCTCTACCGTAAAGATAATGTTGTGGGTGCGATCGACAAACTGAAGCAGAATGCAGATTTACCCATGGCGCGAATTTTTTTGGCAGCACTCGAACTCGAACAACCGAATCCTGAAGAATTTCGTTTGGCTTTAGAAAGTGAAGCGCAAGCAGAAATACCGCAACTTAAGCGATTTAATACGATATTTGACACAATTATCAGTCTGTCTCCGCTTTTAGGTCTTTTGGGCACCGTATTGGGTCTAATCAACTCGTTTGCTTCGCTCAATTTAGGCGATCTTGGCGGTACGCAGACTGCTGGGGTAACATCAGGCATTAGCGAAGCGTTAGTTTCAACGGCTGCGGGACTTGTTGTTGCGATCTTTACGTTGTTTTTTGCGAATACCTTTCGTGGACTTTACCAACGTCAAGCCGCACTGATTCAAGAATACGGTGGGCAGATGGAATTATTGTATCGCCGTCGCTACGAGCAGCAGGAGAGAACTTATGCGCCTACCAGATGA
- the tkt gene encoding transketolase: MAVATQSLEELCINSIRFLAIDAVEKAKSGHPGLPMGAAPMAFVLWDRFMRFNPKNPTWYNRDRFLLSAGHGSMLLYALLYLTGYEDLTLEDLKQFRQWESKTPGHPENFMNPGVEITTGPLGQGIANGVGIAMAEAHLAAKFNKPDFPIVDHYTYVILGDGCNMEGVSGEACSLAGHLGLGKLIALYDDNHISIDGSTDLAFTEDVGKRFEAYGWHVQVVEDGNTDLDAIHKAIEVAQSVTDKPSLIKVRTTIGYGSPKKANTRHAHGEALGADEVKATREHLGWNHEPFEVPEDALNHWRQAIDRGAKLEQEWNQLFERYKEQYPEEARLLKRMHEAELPEGWDSVLPTYSPEDKGIATRVHSGNCLNAIAEVLPELIGGSADLAPSNNTLLKSSGDFQKGQYENRYIRFGVREHGMGAICNGLALDGSGLIPYCATFLVFTDYMRAAIRLSALSEAGVIYVMTHDSIALGEDGPTHQPIEHVASLRAIPDLYVIRPADGNETSGAYKVAIKAARGKRYGNKTRPSVLALTRQAVPNLAGSSIEGVTKGAYVLSDSDGTPDLIMIGTGSETQLCVQAAEQLRSEGKKVRVVSMPCWEVFEEQDAEYRESVLPKAVKKRVSVEAGSTFGWCRYVGDEGIAIGIDQYGSSAPGSVCMEKFGFTVDNVVAKAKAVLGE; this comes from the coding sequence ATGGCTGTTGCAACCCAATCCCTCGAAGAACTTTGTATTAATTCAATCCGCTTTCTCGCAATCGATGCTGTAGAAAAGGCAAAGTCAGGTCATCCAGGGCTGCCGATGGGCGCGGCTCCAATGGCTTTTGTCTTATGGGATCGATTCATGCGATTCAATCCCAAAAATCCCACTTGGTACAATCGCGATCGCTTTTTGTTATCCGCAGGACACGGCAGTATGCTGCTGTATGCCTTGCTGTACCTCACAGGCTATGAGGATTTGACGCTCGAAGATCTCAAGCAGTTCCGTCAGTGGGAGTCAAAAACTCCTGGACACCCAGAAAACTTCATGAACCCTGGAGTAGAAATTACAACAGGTCCTTTGGGTCAAGGTATTGCCAATGGTGTTGGCATTGCTATGGCGGAGGCTCACTTAGCAGCTAAGTTCAATAAACCTGATTTTCCGATCGTTGACCACTACACCTACGTTATTCTAGGTGATGGATGCAATATGGAAGGTGTCTCAGGCGAAGCTTGTTCGTTAGCAGGACATTTGGGACTTGGTAAACTGATTGCTTTATACGACGACAACCACATTTCGATCGACGGTTCAACCGATCTCGCATTCACCGAAGACGTTGGTAAGCGCTTTGAGGCTTACGGCTGGCACGTTCAGGTAGTCGAAGACGGTAATACCGATTTAGATGCGATTCATAAAGCTATTGAAGTTGCTCAATCTGTCACCGACAAACCCTCTTTAATTAAGGTAAGAACGACAATCGGTTACGGTTCACCTAAAAAAGCCAATACCCGCCATGCGCACGGTGAAGCGTTGGGCGCGGATGAAGTCAAAGCAACGCGCGAACACCTAGGGTGGAATCATGAGCCGTTTGAAGTTCCCGAAGATGCGCTGAATCACTGGCGTCAGGCGATTGATCGCGGTGCAAAATTAGAACAAGAGTGGAATCAATTATTTGAGCGCTACAAAGAGCAATATCCTGAAGAAGCGCGTCTCTTAAAGCGGATGCACGAAGCTGAACTACCCGAAGGTTGGGATTCAGTACTACCTACCTATAGTCCAGAAGATAAAGGAATTGCCACCCGCGTACATTCGGGTAATTGCTTAAATGCGATCGCGGAAGTTCTTCCTGAACTTATCGGTGGTTCGGCTGACTTGGCTCCTTCAAATAATACATTACTCAAGTCTTCTGGCGACTTCCAAAAAGGTCAATACGAAAATCGCTACATCCGTTTTGGCGTGCGCGAACATGGCATGGGCGCAATTTGTAACGGTTTGGCACTCGACGGTTCTGGACTTATTCCTTACTGTGCGACTTTCCTCGTGTTCACCGATTATATGCGTGCGGCAATTCGTCTTTCGGCGTTGTCTGAAGCTGGCGTCATTTATGTCATGACTCACGACTCGATCGCCTTGGGTGAAGATGGTCCAACGCACCAACCAATCGAACACGTTGCTTCTTTACGCGCAATTCCTGATTTGTATGTGATCCGTCCTGCGGATGGTAATGAGACTTCTGGCGCTTACAAAGTCGCGATTAAAGCTGCACGCGGTAAGCGTTATGGCAATAAAACACGACCTTCAGTTCTAGCGCTGACACGCCAAGCTGTACCAAACCTTGCAGGTTCTTCGATTGAAGGTGTAACTAAAGGTGCGTACGTCTTATCTGATAGTGATGGCACGCCTGATTTGATTATGATTGGTACTGGTAGCGAAACTCAACTGTGTGTCCAAGCTGCTGAGCAGTTGCGCTCTGAAGGCAAGAAAGTGAGAGTCGTTTCGATGCCTTGCTGGGAAGTCTTTGAAGAACAAGACGCAGAATATCGAGAATCGGTACTCCCCAAAGCGGTGAAGAAGCGCGTATCAGTCGAAGCTGGCTCGACGTTCGGCTGGTGCCGTTATGTTGGTGATGAAGGTATTGCGATCGGTATTGACCAATATGGTTCTTCGGCTCCTGGTTCAGTTTGTATGGAGAAATTTGGCTTTACTGTTGATAATGTAGTTGCCAAAGCAAAAGCCGTCTTAGGCGAATAG
- a CDS encoding energy transducer TonB — protein MSLSNIAIAQREKEVKSLRSFLMYSLIGSLAFHVGVLSLTIDNIWNRTAELEEEPIEVVLVDPPTPSPEPQQEPQPQPQPVIRVAPPPPVAPPQPAQPQAATVVPPPPQPVQQPQTPPKPVESARPEPAPQPVPSPPVAVAPSPTAPTTPAVQPVPQPAQPNQQLTAELRSLRDTRQAATTTIPAPSSQPAPANTARPSVPSTPTQAPPANNATVAAGPRPRPAAPAPSAPSSGNTDSGSGRLACRDCSKPRYPERARRQGVEGRTEVKVDVDAKGNVTNVQVARSSGNRELDEAAVRAARDWKFSSTREGRQGVSAKVDFALEGSRRSRQLEQNRRQREAARKKRPVQANTPQTPPRQTTGSASAPASTPQRPPQQAATQQRRRVETAPPRRASDPAPQQRRRRVEAASPKPRQPARPVQQAAPPRQSNLRQSLRRQQQPQPRQAAPANQGQSSLRDTLRRSREQSSTPPSASE, from the coding sequence ATGAGCCTTTCCAACATTGCGATCGCGCAGCGAGAAAAGGAAGTAAAGTCACTAAGATCCTTTTTGATGTATAGCCTGATCGGCTCACTAGCGTTCCATGTTGGAGTTTTGAGCTTGACGATTGACAATATTTGGAATCGGACAGCCGAGCTAGAAGAAGAACCCATCGAGGTAGTGCTTGTCGATCCGCCAACGCCATCTCCAGAACCCCAACAGGAGCCGCAGCCGCAACCGCAACCAGTGATTAGAGTTGCACCGCCTCCGCCTGTAGCGCCACCACAGCCAGCCCAACCGCAAGCCGCAACAGTCGTTCCCCCACCGCCCCAACCAGTACAACAGCCGCAAACGCCACCAAAACCTGTAGAAAGTGCGAGACCAGAGCCAGCACCGCAGCCGGTTCCATCACCACCAGTAGCAGTAGCACCATCACCAACCGCGCCTACGACACCTGCGGTTCAACCTGTACCCCAGCCTGCGCAACCTAACCAGCAACTCACGGCTGAATTGCGATCGCTGCGTGACACGCGACAAGCTGCAACAACGACAATTCCGGCACCAAGTTCGCAACCTGCACCCGCAAATACTGCTCGACCAAGTGTTCCGAGTACTCCTACGCAAGCGCCACCCGCGAATAACGCAACTGTAGCAGCAGGTCCAAGACCAAGACCAGCAGCACCTGCACCGAGTGCGCCTAGTAGTGGCAACACTGATTCGGGTTCAGGTCGTTTAGCGTGTCGCGATTGCAGTAAACCAAGATATCCAGAACGCGCAAGACGTCAAGGTGTTGAAGGGCGAACCGAAGTTAAAGTCGATGTCGATGCGAAAGGGAATGTGACGAACGTGCAAGTCGCGCGTTCGAGTGGTAATAGAGAACTCGATGAAGCCGCAGTTAGAGCCGCCCGCGACTGGAAATTTAGTTCGACCCGTGAAGGAAGACAAGGAGTTTCTGCAAAAGTTGATTTTGCCTTAGAAGGATCGCGGCGATCGCGCCAACTCGAACAAAATCGCAGACAACGCGAAGCCGCGCGGAAAAAACGCCCAGTACAGGCGAATACACCGCAAACACCCCCAAGACAAACGACCGGATCGGCAAGCGCACCAGCCTCAACACCACAGCGACCTCCGCAACAAGCCGCAACCCAACAACGGCGACGTGTAGAAACCGCACCCCCACGCCGCGCGAGCGATCCTGCACCGCAACAAAGAAGGCGACGTGTAGAAGCCGCTTCACCAAAACCTCGACAGCCAGCTAGACCCGTACAACAAGCTGCACCGCCAAGACAGTCCAATCTTCGACAATCACTGCGGCGTCAGCAACAACCTCAGCCACGACAAGCAGCACCCGCGAACCAAGGTCAAAGTAGTTTACGCGATACGCTGCGCCGTAGTAGAGAGCAATCATCAACGCCGCCTAGTGCGAGTGAGTAA
- a CDS encoding class I SAM-dependent methyltransferase has translation MLQLLIRLSPPPYKKKIRGIWLQYLFQRTIREIMLMPVGQVPTRKTLANLQLGWGNYGFVANLDYLEEVAKRAIQASGPILECGSGLTTIILGLLAGRRGVEVYSLEHMPQWRSHVLNVLQKHQIPKVHVCLAPLRDYGNFAWYEPPLCILPQQFELIVCDGPPGKTPGGRYGLLPIMKEYFSSENTVLLDDANRPGEMETLEKWIREAEVKVEMQQMPHGTYAVITHSH, from the coding sequence ATGCTTCAGCTATTAATTCGTCTGTCACCTCCTCCTTACAAAAAGAAAATAAGAGGGATTTGGTTGCAGTATTTGTTTCAGCGTACGATCAGAGAAATTATGTTGATGCCAGTAGGACAAGTTCCGACACGCAAAACGTTAGCGAACTTGCAACTTGGTTGGGGAAATTATGGTTTTGTGGCTAATTTAGACTATCTTGAGGAAGTTGCAAAAAGAGCAATTCAGGCGTCGGGTCCAATTTTAGAGTGTGGCAGTGGATTAACAACGATTATTTTAGGATTGCTTGCCGGTCGTCGTGGAGTTGAAGTTTACTCATTAGAACATATGCCGCAGTGGCGATCGCACGTTCTCAATGTATTGCAAAAACACCAGATACCCAAAGTTCATGTTTGTTTAGCGCCACTCCGAGATTATGGGAATTTTGCTTGGTATGAGCCGCCTTTGTGTATTTTACCGCAGCAATTTGAGCTAATCGTTTGTGATGGTCCTCCAGGTAAAACGCCTGGAGGACGTTATGGGCTTTTGCCTATCATGAAGGAGTATTTTTCCAGCGAAAACACAGTTTTGCTTGATGATGCTAATCGCCCTGGTGAGATGGAAACACTAGAAAAATGGATACGCGAGGCAGAAGTCAAGGTAGAAATGCAACAAATGCCCCACGGAACTTATGCTGTAATTACTCACTCGCACTAG